In the Agrobacterium vitis genome, CGCCTTGAAATCCCAGATTGAAACCGTGGAATTCCCCCTTATTTCTGGGGCACACTAGAAAACATGATTTAATGAGTCAAGATAAAACCGAGAGACCCTTTCTATTTCTGAGAATCAATATCAACCTACTGATTTTCAATATTTATTGAATATACAATATGCAAAAAGGTAAGGCGTGGCGCACCCAAAACACGCCTTACATCAATGCACCCCAAGCCCGCCCGCCGCTATTTCTTGCGGTGCGGCAGCAGGCATAGGCAGTGACCCATAGCGTTGTGCTGAACATTTGAATGGTACAAAGCCATAGGATTTTGTTTCCATCGGAGGGTCCGAAAACCGGCCTCCATTTTTCGCAACAACGCTTTATTCGGCAGCCTCACCCAGACGAGAAGACATTTCGGACGCCCTCCCCTGACTTTCCCATTGCACCATAGGTTGCGGTTGCACCAAATCGAAATAGTCATAGCCAAGCATGGCATTGACGATAACAGCACTTCTCCAGGCCGCCAGACTGAGTTGCGGCTCGGCAATCCCGTGGCTATGACGCCCGGCATTCAGCACGAAAATCCGATTTTCCTCCGGCCCGTCCCACTTGAGCGAAAAATCACGATTGAGGACAGGTTCCCCAAGGCTGTTGTGCTCGATCCGGTCTCCAAACGAGCGCAGGAATTCCGGCAATTCGAAACGGTAGCCGGTGGCAGCGACAATCATATCGACCTCGACCGTCTCGATTGCGTCATCAAAGCCGTTGCGCATGGTGAGTTCGATTGTCGCTCCATTGCGCTTGGCGGCGATCACGTCGCGGTGCGGACGCAGCATCATGCCGTCATCCATGCCTGCGGTTTCCAGTTGGCGCTCATACAGCCGGCGATAAAGCTTCTTCAGGGTTGAAGGTGAAACACCGTCACTGGCCAGAAGCTGGCGGCGCGTATGGCTGATGCGAAGATCCTCGGCCAGACCATGGAAACGATCCATATAGGCCGGGGTAAACAGTTCATTGGTGAAGGGCGTTGCGTCGAGCGGCTCAAAATTCGCCCTGCGGCTGATCCAGTGGATCGAAGCCACGCTTTTCAAGTCAAGCAACGCATCGACGATTTCAGCGCCGCTCTGGCCGCCGCCAATCACCGCCACCCTGCGCGCCTTGATGCCGCCGAGCCGCTCTGTGGCCTCGCTGCTGTGGAAAATCATCGATTTCGGCAGGCCTGCGGCCCAGTCCGGCAGGGATGGTTTCTTGCCGATGCCAACAGCCATATTACGGGCCAGAAAACGGGTGCCATCCACATTGATAGACAACAGCCGATCCGCCACATCGACCTGGCGCACCGTTTGACCAAAGGACAGCGATGGCAGACCACGAGCCACCCAGCCCAGATAATCGGCAAATTCCTTGCGCGGCACCGCCTCATATTCGGCATTCAAAAACTGGTAGAAGCGCTTGTGGCGCACCAGATAGGACAGGAAACTCCAGGGGCTGGTCGGGTTGGTGCCTGTGACCAGATCTTTCAGGAAGGAGGTCTGCATATCGGCACCCGGCAGCATCATGCCCGGATGCCAGGAAAACGCCGGGCGGCTGTCAAAAAATTGCGCTGTGACCGCTGGGATCGAATCCAGCTGCGCGGCAAGGCTGAGATTGAACGGACCAATTCCGGCTCCCGCCAGATCGAGCACGTGGGATGTCATGGTTGCACTCCAGACTGAGTTTGAAAACGAAAGGGAGGGGAAATAAAGAGCCGGATTAGGGCTTGTCCTGGATGGCTAGATCCAAACGCTGGGCAAAACGCTGATGAAAACGGGATTTGCCGATGATCGACAGATGGTTGGTGCCGGTCACCAATTCGCAAGCGGTGGCATTGGGCGAATAGCGGCGCCAATCGATAACGCTGAGACCCCGCGTCACCGAATCCTCAGCCGAAAACGCATGGATGCGGAACTCCGAGGTCTTCAGCTGATAATTGCGGAAAATCATCGCGTTATCGAGCAAAACCCAGAAAATATGCTCTTCCGAGCCGATATCCGGCCCATCGACCGGCAGCGGCACGTTATGCTTGACGATATGATGCAAGAATTGCTCGTAAACCTCGGCATCCATCGCCGCCATCAACGTCAGCCAGGCCTCGCGCATCGGCGCTACCTTTAGCCAGCGTTGCACGGCGTCATGGGTGCGCTCACGCACCCCAGGCTCGAAATGCGGCCAGACGCCAATGGCGAACTCATCGCCCATGTCGCAGACATCGACCATGCCGATCATCCGAAGATCGACGTCATTGCCAAGCTGCTGCGCTGCCTCATAGGCGAGAAGCCCGCCCCAGGACCACCCAAGAAAGGCGCAAGGCCGTCCCTTAGCCTGGCTGCGCACCGCTTCGGCGTAGCGGGCGGTAATATCCTCGACCCTG is a window encoding:
- a CDS encoding lysine N(6)-hydroxylase/L-ornithine N(5)-oxygenase family protein; the protein is MTSHVLDLAGAGIGPFNLSLAAQLDSIPAVTAQFFDSRPAFSWHPGMMLPGADMQTSFLKDLVTGTNPTSPWSFLSYLVRHKRFYQFLNAEYEAVPRKEFADYLGWVARGLPSLSFGQTVRQVDVADRLLSINVDGTRFLARNMAVGIGKKPSLPDWAAGLPKSMIFHSSEATERLGGIKARRVAVIGGGQSGAEIVDALLDLKSVASIHWISRRANFEPLDATPFTNELFTPAYMDRFHGLAEDLRISHTRRQLLASDGVSPSTLKKLYRRLYERQLETAGMDDGMMLRPHRDVIAAKRNGATIELTMRNGFDDAIETVEVDMIVAATGYRFELPEFLRSFGDRIEHNSLGEPVLNRDFSLKWDGPEENRIFVLNAGRHSHGIAEPQLSLAAWRSAVIVNAMLGYDYFDLVQPQPMVQWESQGRASEMSSRLGEAAE